The following coding sequences are from one Aliarcobacter skirrowii CCUG 10374 window:
- a CDS encoding trimeric intracellular cation channel family protein, with product MSALEIADIIGIISFALSGFLIAVHCKLDILGVFISAFLTAFGGGMTRDVLADRTPYVFTSNLPLSLVIATVLIAMLFKLHKITNLEGKWAFVISDAIGLSSFAITGAIIAIESGFNFLSAVMLAFITAVGGGTIRDVLINRMPFILVSEFYATVALIIGSVVYILDAFELRNIFSLIIVFIFGVALRVLAYYKKWHLPTLSKEN from the coding sequence ATGAGCGCTTTAGAGATTGCTGATATTATAGGTATTATCTCTTTTGCTCTTAGTGGTTTTTTAATAGCAGTTCACTGTAAACTTGATATTTTAGGAGTTTTTATATCTGCTTTTTTAACTGCCTTTGGTGGTGGAATGACAAGAGATGTTTTAGCAGATAGAACTCCTTATGTTTTTACTTCAAACCTTCCTCTTAGTTTAGTAATTGCAACAGTTTTAATAGCAATGCTTTTTAAACTTCACAAAATTACAAATCTTGAAGGAAAATGGGCATTTGTAATCTCTGATGCAATCGGACTTTCATCATTTGCAATAACAGGTGCAATAATTGCTATTGAGAGTGGTTTTAACTTCTTAAGTGCTGTAATGCTTGCATTTATAACAGCAGTTGGTGGTGGAACTATTAGAGATGTTTTAATAAATAGAATGCCTTTTATTTTAGTATCTGAGTTTTATGCAACAGTTGCACTCATTATTGGAAGTGTTGTTTATATTTTAGATGCATTTGAACTTAGAAATATATTCTCTTTAATTATTGTATTTATATTTGGAGTTGCTTTAAGAGTTCTTGCATACTATAAAAAGTGGCATT
- a CDS encoding LTA synthase family protein has product MKLVRELLKVYLIFAAVFFIGRLLFFIIFYERFAEIPFFEALFTFIYGIRMDTIVISVILVIPTIILTLSPKLFSKFISKLLNIYILAFLVFAIFIECASFPFFLQYDLKPNYLFLEYLEYPKEVSSLMFKDYKLDLFLASVLILITIKIFTKYKFLNFESVVEQNYLSRVLILLPILLILFLGIRSSYGHRPVNISDALYSTNRVLNEVTKNSIHSIAYAYYSYKRSEGNVSKYGKMDIKEAYKIASSALGIEYKDDKRPFYREVKSHIKSEKKKNLVIIIEESMGAQFTGFIGNNTLTPNLDKLANEYISFTNLYSNGTRSVRGLAALTSGTLPIHGNEVIKRNKTQSDYFTVANLLKPYGYKSSFIYGGEARFDNMRSWYLGNGFDIVIEEKDYENPIFASTWGVSDEDLVIKANETFVNHSKANENFVSVIFSSSNHTPFELPDGKIEFEKNVPKQSVENAIKYADFTIGRFFNLAKKESYFKNTVFIVASDHNVRVYGDQVVPIDMFQIPAVIVSQDIKSLVYSKLSSQADVLATALDLIGVDLSYPILGNSIFKDNKKEINLMLFDETYAYRKGNKVAILIPNMDIKTYLYENKKLIEVEEDLTLEQEALALIYILDDMYKNRSYR; this is encoded by the coding sequence ATGAAACTTGTTAGAGAACTTTTAAAAGTTTATCTTATTTTTGCAGCTGTTTTTTTTATTGGAAGGTTACTATTTTTTATAATTTTTTATGAAAGATTTGCTGAAATACCTTTTTTTGAAGCACTTTTCACATTTATTTATGGTATTCGTATGGATACTATTGTTATATCTGTTATATTAGTTATTCCAACAATAATTTTGACTCTATCTCCTAAATTATTCTCAAAATTTATTTCAAAACTTTTAAATATCTATATCTTAGCTTTTTTAGTTTTTGCTATTTTTATTGAGTGTGCTTCCTTTCCATTTTTTCTACAATATGATTTAAAACCAAACTACCTATTTTTAGAGTATTTGGAGTATCCAAAAGAGGTTAGCTCTTTAATGTTTAAAGATTATAAATTAGATTTATTTTTAGCATCTGTTTTAATTTTAATAACTATTAAAATATTTACAAAATATAAATTCTTAAATTTTGAATCTGTTGTTGAACAAAATTATTTATCAAGAGTTTTAATTCTTTTGCCAATTCTATTAATTCTATTTTTAGGAATTCGTTCATCTTATGGTCACAGACCTGTAAATATCTCTGATGCTTTATATAGTACAAATAGAGTATTAAATGAAGTAACAAAAAACTCTATCCATTCAATAGCTTACGCTTACTACTCTTATAAAAGAAGTGAAGGAAATGTATCAAAATATGGGAAAATGGATATAAAAGAGGCATACAAAATCGCATCTTCTGCTTTAGGAATAGAGTATAAAGATGATAAAAGACCATTTTATAGAGAGGTAAAATCTCATATAAAAAGTGAAAAAAAGAAAAATCTTGTAATTATAATTGAAGAGAGCATGGGTGCGCAATTTACAGGTTTTATAGGAAATAATACTCTAACTCCAAATCTTGATAAATTAGCAAATGAGTATATTAGTTTTACAAATTTATACTCAAACGGAACAAGAAGTGTAAGAGGACTTGCAGCACTTACAAGTGGAACTTTACCAATTCATGGAAATGAGGTAATAAAAAGAAATAAAACTCAAAGTGACTATTTTACAGTTGCAAATTTACTAAAACCTTATGGATATAAATCTAGTTTTATATATGGTGGAGAGGCTAGATTTGATAATATGAGAAGTTGGTATTTAGGAAATGGTTTTGATATAGTAATTGAAGAAAAAGATTATGAAAATCCAATTTTTGCTAGTACTTGGGGAGTTAGCGATGAAGATTTAGTAATAAAAGCAAATGAAACATTTGTAAATCACTCAAAGGCAAATGAGAACTTTGTAAGTGTTATTTTTAGCTCATCAAACCATACGCCTTTTGAGCTTCCTGATGGAAAAATCGAATTTGAAAAAAATGTACCAAAACAAAGCGTTGAAAATGCTATAAAATATGCTGATTTTACAATAGGAAGATTTTTTAATTTAGCAAAAAAAGAGAGTTATTTTAAAAATACAGTTTTTATTGTTGCATCTGATCATAATGTTAGAGTTTATGGAGATCAAGTAGTTCCAATAGATATGTTTCAAATTCCAGCGGTAATTGTTAGTCAAGATATTAAATCTTTAGTTTACAGCAAATTAAGTTCACAAGCTGATGTTTTAGCTACTGCTTTGGATTTAATAGGAGTTGATTTATCTTACCCAATACTTGGAAACTCTATTTTTAAAGATAATAAAAAAGAGATAAACTTAATGCTTTTTGATGAGACTTATGCATATAGAAAAGGTAATAAAGTTGCTATTTTAATTCCTAATATGGATATTAAAACATATTTATATGAAAATAAAAAATTAATAGAAGTGGAAGAGGATTTAACTTTAGAGCAAGAAGCCTTAGCTTTGATTTACATTTTAGATGATATGTACAAAAATAGAAGTTATAGATAA
- a CDS encoding FAD-dependent thymidylate synthase: MINLINKKENIFDDDIAFVENWDFSTANLNEKNRIQAITQVASICYQNPKALGNESLYNRLMAESMGLPSSSFEFVPVLLDYENPKHQEILKLEYSNSKKFGEQLDDKYLLTNYRALVYDYENLQEEFSFDIRTIFNTQEECKIIKDYFKVFLYKVDLPTRSQMVRHRVSWQELSRRYVSAKRVPFEFYISEKLKHNPKVKALVKQSEELYFELLDAGVKPQEARRVIPQMAYTQIWGAFMPKQLDNYFKLRLDETAQWEIRQTAIAMQELIK; the protein is encoded by the coding sequence ATGATAAATTTAATAAACAAAAAAGAGAATATTTTTGATGATGATATCGCTTTTGTAGAGAATTGGGATTTTAGCACTGCTAATTTAAATGAAAAAAATAGAATTCAAGCTATAACTCAAGTTGCAAGTATTTGTTACCAAAACCCAAAAGCACTTGGAAATGAGAGTCTGTACAATAGACTTATGGCAGAGAGTATGGGGTTACCAAGTTCTAGTTTTGAGTTTGTTCCAGTGCTACTTGATTATGAAAATCCAAAACACCAAGAGATATTAAAATTGGAGTATTCAAACTCTAAAAAATTTGGGGAACAACTTGATGATAAATATCTTCTTACAAACTATAGAGCACTTGTTTACGATTATGAAAACCTGCAAGAGGAGTTTAGTTTTGATATTAGAACTATTTTTAATACTCAAGAAGAGTGTAAAATTATAAAAGATTACTTCAAAGTATTTCTATATAAAGTTGATTTGCCTACAAGAAGTCAAATGGTAAGACACAGAGTAAGTTGGCAAGAGCTTTCAAGAAGATATGTAAGTGCAAAAAGAGTGCCTTTTGAGTTTTATATTAGTGAAAAACTAAAACATAATCCAAAAGTTAAAGCTCTTGTAAAGCAGAGTGAAGAGTTATATTTTGAACTATTAGATGCTGGAGTTAAACCTCAAGAAGCTAGACGTGTAATTCCTCAAATGGCTTATACTCAAATTTGGGGTGCATTTATGCCAAAGCAGCTTGATAACTACTTTAAGCTAAGACTTGATGAGACTGCTCAATGGGAGATTAGACAAACTGCTATTGCTATGCAAGAGCTTATCAAATGA